The Candidatus Nezhaarchaeota archaeon genomic interval TGCTTTGCTGACTTCAAATAGCGAGCTTTTGGCCCATCCAATACTTAAAGGCTCAGAATCCGTGACAACGTTCGCTGAGGCTGATGGTTATATTGAGATACCAGAAGACGTAAACTTCATTGAGGAGGGCGAAGTGGTCGAAGTTAAACTACTAAACATTTAGGTGATTTGCATGCCCGACGAGGTAAACACCATCATTGAGGATGCCAAGGAGTCGTTAAGAAGGGTTCTAAATAATATGTCATTAGCGAGAAGCTTGTTGTTATCCAAAAACATCTCATTAATTCCAAGACTAGACATGGTCACCTTCTTTCTTAATAGAGCTCTTGCAACTTTAGAAAACCTAACTTTAATGGAGCAAGGCCCTATAAGGCAAACTCTTGGAGAGACTATAGACATCGAAGTAGAGCATGACCTACTTGAGCTCAATAAGAAAATAGCTCTCGAAAATAGAAGGCTTCTCGACCAATATGGTGTTAAAGCTATAGATTTCATGGGATCTTTAGGGGCGGGTAAAACATCACTAATTGAGGCACTGATAGGTAGATTAAAGAATAAATACAAGATAGCTGTGATAGTGGGAGACGTCGCCACATCAATTGATGCTGAGAGAATCTCGAGACATGGCGTAAGAGCCATACAAATCAATACTGGAAGAGAGTGTCATTTAGATGCGCAGCTCGTAAGAAGGGCTATTCAAGCTCTAGACCTCAAAACTATAGACTTGCTATTTGTAGAGAATGTGGGTAATTTAATATGTCCAGCAGACTTCCCCTTAGGCTCTCATATAAGGGTTGTCGTAGTAAGTGTTAGTGAGGGTAAGGACATGGTGGCTAAGCATCCGCTATCGTTTAAAGACGTGGATGTTGTGGTCATTAACAAAGTCGACGTAGCTAAAATATTCGATGTAGATCCAACATCTCTAATAGTCGACGTAGAAAAAATCAATCCTAAAGCCAAAGTGTTGTTGACAAGTACAAAGACGGGCTTAGGACTAGACGACCTCATAAGGACATTAGGTCTATAGCTCGGCAAAGTATAAACAAGTGTATCCCCTTAAGCTAAAGGGCGAGGCCTCTTGAACACTTCAAGCTATGCATACAGTACTGCAAGGATTAGAGCGAAGAGGGCCTTCATTCTAAGGCTTGAAGATTATGAAGTATTACTTAGAGCACCAACTATCCAGCAGGTCGTGGCTCACCTTCGATCAGTAAGCGATATTGCAAGAGAAATTCCCCCAACAACAGATCCTCAAGAGATTGAAAGGTACTTACTGAGTCACTTCATCGAGACTTTGCACTCCATAGCCAAAATGGTAGGCGGCGATGCAAGAACCTTTCTTGAAACAGCCTTCAGCAAGTTTGAATACGAGACTTTAAAGGCCATATTAAAAGCAAAATTCTTGGGATTACCTGAGAACGAAATCCCAGCTATGGCCCCTCCAGTTGGTGAGTATAGCGGCTCACTTTATGCATCTTTGGTGTCAGCACGAGGTACTGAGCAAGCTATAGACATGATACCTAATCCTGAGTTAAGAATACTCGTAAAGGAAGCTGTGAGACAAGCTGAGAACATAAAATCGCCAATACCAATAGATGTGATAATTGATAAATGGCTTTACACACGCCTTTGGAAATTAAGAAGAAGGCTGCAAGGATATGATTATAAGTGGACCACGCACTTAACAGGTATTGAAATTGACATCACTAATATCATGGTTGCTATAAGATGCAAAGAGTTATCACTTCAACCTACTGCTCTAGATAAGCTTTGGATTCCAATAACTTACAGGCTAACTGTCGACATAAAAAGCCTCATATCTCAACCATTTGCTGCAATGCTTCAAACGCTATCCTCAACATACTATGGAAGAGCTATATCACCCCTAGCCAAGAGCGCTAAGGAGGTTGAAAAAACTCTAAAGACCCTTTGGTTAAGGGAGAACGAAGCTGTATTTCTGCATTACCCGTTCACGGTAGGCGTAATTTATGCTTATGCGAACATAAAATACCTTGAACTCAAGGATATTAGGGCAATACTCTTATCTAAAATAGGCGGGATGCCAGTAGAGAGGGTGATACCGATGATTATAAGGTTCTCAGAGAAACTATCCATTTAATACAAAGATTAAGAAAAAGTTATAGAAGCCACTTTAGAGGTATATCCTGGTAATGTCCACTTGGCAATCTTCTTCTTATTGTTATTGGTAAAGCTCTCAATTCAAGCTCTTTCATGGCAATCTTTATTGGATCTTTCTCAGGTACGAGAGACAAGTCTATAAGTATCGGTCCGCCCATAGCTATTTGAAGAGCCCTGGCGCCAATTATTCTAGCTCGCTCGTACTTTGTAAGCCTAGGTAGCCATATCTTCACTTCTTCAGCCTTTATCTTTCGGCTACTTTTAGGCCTCAAAACTCTTCCTCGCCGAATTTAGGTGTTTCTCTCTCTTTTTCTTTTTCTTTCTCCTTCTTTGGAGGTGCAGCAGCTATGACGTCGTCTATCTTTAGTATCATTGTAGCTGCTTCAGTTGCTGATTTGAGTGCTTGCCTCTTCACTGATAGGGGCTCATACACGTTTAACTGAGTCATGTCAGCTATGTCGCCCTTAAGCACATCAACTCCATAAGTCTTTAAACCCTTCTCGTGATATGCTCTAAGTTTAACTAGTATCTCTAGTGGGTCAAGACCCGCATTTTCTGCAAGTGCTGATGGTATTACTTCAAGAGCGTCCGCAAACTTCATTGCAGCTAATTGTTCTCTACCAGGTAAACTCCTCGCCCAGTCCCTTAAAGCCAAGCTAAGAGCTACTTCGGGGGCTCCTCCTCCGGGCAGTACCTTGGGCTCTTGAACCACATTCCTTACAACACATAAAGCGTCATGTATTGACCTCTCGGCCTCCTTAACACTCATGTCACTGCTTCCTCGGAGAAGTATTGAGACTGCTCTTGGATTCTTGCAACCCCTAACAAAGATCATCTTCTCATCGGCAACCTTTACCTCCTCGACAAGCTCGGCCTCACCTAGATCACTTGGGCTTAGATCTTCGATGCTAGTCACGATCCTAGCACCAGTTGCCTTGGCCAACTTCTCGATATCGGACCTCTTAACCCTCCTAGCAGCCATTATGCCTTTCTTTGCTAAGAAGTGTTGTGCAACATCATCAATACCCTTCTCACAAAACACGACATTAGCCCCAACAGACACTATCTTTTCAACCATCTTCCTTAAAACATTAGTCTCTTCATCCAAGAATGCCTTCATCTGCTCAGGGCTTGTTATGTTGATCTTGGCTGTAATCTCAGTCTTCTCTATTTCTAGTGGTGCCTCAAGAACTGCTATCTTCGCATTGCGAACGATCTTAGGCATACCTGCATGAACTACTTCTTTATCTATCACTAGACCATCAACTAGTATGCTTTCATTGAGCGTTTCACCACGCTTCTTCTCGACCTTGACATCATCTATATCAACAACAAACTTTCCATCCCTCTGCTGAGCAACCTTGAGAATGGCTTCTACAGAGTACTTAGCCAATAGCTCTTTAGATCCAGCTACTGAGGCCTTTCCACTTAATGTGGTCAAAGCGACCTTCATCAGTACGTCTTTGTCCATGGGATCTACTTGTATGGCCAAGGTTTCCAGTATCTCAATTGCCTTATCAAGCGCTTTCCTGTAACCATCAATTATTACCGTTGGATGAACGTCCTGATCTAATAATTCTTCAGCATTCTTAAGTAGTTCTCCAGCGAGGACGACGGCTGTAGTAGTTCCATCTCCTACCTCAGAGTCTTGAGCTTTAGCAACCTCAACCATCATCTTAGCTGCTGGATGCTGTATGTCCATTTCCTTTAATATCGTTGCGCCATCATTTGTTATCGTTACATCACCGAAGCTGCTGACTAACATTTTGTCCATGCCCCTAGGACCTAGAGAACTCTTTACAGTCTCAGCGACAATTTTCGCAGCCATTATGTTGGCTCTCTGAGCGTCTCGACCAACAGTTCTAGTAGTGCCCTCCTTAAGGACTAAAACAGGTAACGTTACCGACATAAGTAACACCCATAGCTAATTTTCTGAGTTTAAAAGAAAACACTTCTATATAAACCTAACCGAAAAAGATCTCTTTAGTTCTTCATTTAGCTATCTTTAA includes:
- the hypB gene encoding hydrogenase nickel incorporation protein HypB — encoded protein: MEQGPIRQTLGETIDIEVEHDLLELNKKIALENRRLLDQYGVKAIDFMGSLGAGKTSLIEALIGRLKNKYKIAVIVGDVATSIDAERISRHGVRAIQINTGRECHLDAQLVRRAIQALDLKTIDLLFVENVGNLICPADFPLGSHIRVVVVSVSEGKDMVAKHPLSFKDVDVVVINKVDVAKIFDVDPTSLIVDVEKINPKAKVLLTSTKTGLGLDDLIRTLGL
- a CDS encoding TCP-1/cpn60 chaperonin family protein, whose protein sequence is MSVTLPVLVLKEGTTRTVGRDAQRANIMAAKIVAETVKSSLGPRGMDKMLVSSFGDVTITNDGATILKEMDIQHPAAKMMVEVAKAQDSEVGDGTTTAVVLAGELLKNAEELLDQDVHPTVIIDGYRKALDKAIEILETLAIQVDPMDKDVLMKVALTTLSGKASVAGSKELLAKYSVEAILKVAQQRDGKFVVDIDDVKVEKKRGETLNESILVDGLVIDKEVVHAGMPKIVRNAKIAVLEAPLEIEKTEITAKINITSPEQMKAFLDEETNVLRKMVEKIVSVGANVVFCEKGIDDVAQHFLAKKGIMAARRVKRSDIEKLAKATGARIVTSIEDLSPSDLGEAELVEEVKVADEKMIFVRGCKNPRAVSILLRGSSDMSVKEAERSIHDALCVVRNVVQEPKVLPGGGAPEVALSLALRDWARSLPGREQLAAMKFADALEVIPSALAENAGLDPLEILVKLRAYHEKGLKTYGVDVLKGDIADMTQLNVYEPLSVKRQALKSATEAATMILKIDDVIAAAPPKKEKEKEKERETPKFGEEEF
- a CDS encoding DNA-directed RNA polymerase subunit K, which gives rise to MRPKSSRKIKAEEVKIWLPRLTKYERARIIGARALQIAMGGPILIDLSLVPEKDPIKIAMKELELRALPITIRRRLPSGHYQDIPLKWLL
- a CDS encoding V-type ATPase subunit, which encodes MNTSSYAYSTARIRAKRAFILRLEDYEVLLRAPTIQQVVAHLRSVSDIAREIPPTTDPQEIERYLLSHFIETLHSIAKMVGGDARTFLETAFSKFEYETLKAILKAKFLGLPENEIPAMAPPVGEYSGSLYASLVSARGTEQAIDMIPNPELRILVKEAVRQAENIKSPIPIDVIIDKWLYTRLWKLRRRLQGYDYKWTTHLTGIEIDITNIMVAIRCKELSLQPTALDKLWIPITYRLTVDIKSLISQPFAAMLQTLSSTYYGRAISPLAKSAKEVEKTLKTLWLRENEAVFLHYPFTVGVIYAYANIKYLELKDIRAILLSKIGGMPVERVIPMIIRFSEKLSI